The sequence CCGGTTTGTGGTGTGCTCCCCGCCCGCTCACCGCTCTGTGTTTTGCTCTCTTCTGCTTCCCACCAGGACAGACCCAAGATGGCGTCTCCGGCAGACAGCTGCATCCAGTTCACGCGACACGCCAGCGACGTCCTGCTCAACCTCAATCGCCTGCGGAGCAGGGACATCCTGACGGACGTGGTGATTGTGGTCAACCGGGAGCAGTTCAGAGCTCACAAGACGGTTCTCATGGCCTGCAGGTGAGAGATGCAGAGAtctggctggggggggagggggctgggatgaGCAGGGCAGCCCAGGGGGGCCCAGTCTTCTCAGGGGTCAAGTTAAGCATGCTTtgccttcttgggggggggggagagggagaccaccaaggaagcccaggggtgctacacagaggcaggcaagggcagccCCCTCCGTCCcacttctgcctggtcctttctggAGATGCCGGGccctgaacctgggaccttctgcctgctaaGAAGAGGCCTCTCCACAGTCCCTCTCTCTTggtgtccagggtctcaggctgaggtctttcccatcacctcttgcctggtccttttcactggagttgatggggactgaacctgggaccttctatatgccaagcagaggctctgccacagcccctctcaagtggtgcccagggtctcaggccaaggaccTTCCCATcccatgacccatgaggtccctcccaactctattattctatgattctgtcccttcctgcctggtcctcttaactggggatgccactggggactgaacctgggaccgcctgcatgccaagcagaggctctgccactgagctatggccccagCGTGTCTCTTGGTTGGCCTAGAGTACAGATGGGTGTTGTGGGTGACTCTGAAACCATATTGGTAAGTCGCACTGCAGGCCTTTGGGGCCTTGGAAATAATCAGCGTCTCTCTTCCTTTACCGTCCTGCCAGTGGCCTTTTCTACGGCATCTTCACAGACCAGCTGAAGTGCAACTTGAACGTCATCAACTTGAATCCGGAGGTCAACCCCGAAGGCTTCGGCATCCTGCTGGAGTTCATGTACACCTCCCGCCTCAACTTGAGGGAGAGCAACATCATGGCTGTCATGACGACCGCCCTCTACCTGCAGATGGAGCACGTGGTGGACACCTGCCGCAGGCTCCTCAGCTCCAGGtgagccaggtgaccttggctaGACCTGCATGCGAGGGAGAAGCTCCTCTTTCTAAGGAGGGTCCTTTGGAACTGCCCTCTGGTCTGCTCACCGCTTCTCCAGAAGCACATTGCAGATATGGGGaacgtccagaggagggcgaccaagaggagggggctggagccccttccccagaGGAGGGcggcaaagatggggaggggtttggaggacCAAGtcatgtgaggaaaggttgggggagcttggtctgtttagcctggagaggagacgactgagaggggatctgagaaccatcttcaagtagttaaaaggctgccatatggaggatggagcagagttgttctctcttgccccggagggatggaccaaaaccagtgggataaaattaattcaaaagaaattccgtctcaacatccggaagaagttcctgacagtcagagcggtttctcagtggaacaggcttcctcaggaggtggtgggttctccatctttggagatgtttaagcagaggctggagagccatcggacggagaggctgattctgtgaaggttcaagggggtggcaggtgacagtggatgagcgactgggttgtcagtgtcctgcatagtgcagggggttggactagatgacccaactctatgattcttggaaGAGTTGGGACGTTTCCAGTTTAAAAAAGAGACAAAGGAGGGGGGACCTGAACCATAGAGGTGTCTCAAATGgtgcacagggtggggagagtcGAACAAGAGgacttttcctcccttctcccaaaAGCTGGAACTTTTGGGCACACAGTGAATCTGATGGGCTGTGGGTTCAGGTGGGACAGGAAATATTACTTCACGCAGAAAGTGATCAGTAGCATCAGGGGAAAgccccagcctctctgccccattgttggccctccagaggaactgcctggctACTCTGTgtgggatgggaggctggactggagggaccctccctggcctgacccagcagggctcttctgatgttctcttcTTTCCTCTGCGATACATGCCCAAGATTTCCCCTGGAGCCATGGCCTTATGTACCAAGTTCAGCCCGAGTGTCCTTAGTGCAGGCCGGCTTCCAGGGTCCAGGCTGAACTTCTCTTTGGGGGCGGGGCTGTGCCTCGGAGCCCCAGTGCATGAACTCTGTGCATTAACACAacgcctccctctccttctccttctcagtgACACAGAGATGATGTCTGTTGTGAAGCCCACCCGGGAGGAGTTCCTGGCCGGTCGGATGCTGAGCCATCCGGAGATGATGGCCTACAGGACCAGGGATCTGTCGGAGAACGGCCTCCCGCTTCAGAGCGGCCCGATTTGCGACGGGCGGGCCTTCGCCACGAGCCTGTACAGCGGCCTCTCCGGGTCCCCCCTTCCCTACACTGGATACGGCCCCGTGCCGGTCAGCGGCTACCTTTTCTCGGACGAAGAACTGCGGGAGCCGAGGATGCCCCTGCCGGATGTGCCGAGAGCCACCCTTTTCCCGCGCGAGCGGACCGTGCCCTGCGGGAATTCCCAGGCGGGGGCCCCCGAGtacgcccgccccgcccccgacGTCTGCCCCAGCACGTGCCACGCCCCCTCCTACTCTCTGAAGGAGGCCCCCGCTGAAGACGTCAAGGGCGACCCACACTACAGCCCGGGCCCCAAGCCGGCAGCCCCCCCGGTCCGCAACGCCCCCTACTTTGCTTGCGACAAGGTGGGCAAGGAAGAAGAGAAGTCCTccggggaggaagagctgggccccCGTTTCGAGCCGAGCAACGCCCCGATGAACCGCAAGGTCCTGGGCAGCCCGCAGAGCCCGCAGAAGTCCGACTGCCAGCCCAACTCGCCCACCGAGTCCAGCAGCAGCAAGAACGCGGGCATCGGCCAGGGCGCCGGCTCCCCCTCGGCCAAGAGCCCCTCCGACCCCAAGGCCTGCAACTGGAAGAAGTACAAGTTCATCGTGCTGAACTCGCTGAACCAGAGCGCCAAGCAGGAGGGCCCCGACCAGAGCGAGGGGGGCGGCCTTTCTCCGCGGCCCTACCTGCCCTCCCTCACTTGCCAGCAGTCCATGGAGCCGGAGAACCTAGACGTGCAGTCGCCCGCCAAGATGAGCATCAACGGAGAAGACTCGACGGTCCCCCAGGCCAGCAGGCTCAACAGCATCATGAACAGGTGGGAGGGGGCTCTCAATGGGGAACAAGTCAGGAGGGGCTGGTATTgaggtgcagggggaggggggcaggcctgggaaggctgaggtttggggagggggcagaccaCAGTGACGATGTAATGCTTTAGAGcccccatcctccaaaacagcccatTTCCCCAGAGATCGGTCTGCAGATCGGTTGTGACCCCGGGAGGTCTCTGGAATGATagcccttcccccccctttccccgctCCTGTGGGGTGGGCTCTCCTATTCCGTGTCACTTCCTGACTGTGTCCCAGGTtgtcttctagaccaggggtagtcaacctgtggtcctccagatgtccatgggctacaattcccacgagcccctgccagcgtttgctgggcgTTATTAAAAGtttgataaataaaattaaaaattgctcTCTCCAGGATCCCTGATTCTCACGGGTCCTCCTCAGTCCTTTGAGCGCATGGCCCCCTGTCCTCTGACTCCCCCTGTGTCCTCTGACATGTGCAAATGCCTCTCTCCATTGTGCAGGTCGTTAGAGGGATCCCCGCGGAGCACGGAGGGCCACTCCCCCTTgtacctcccctcctccaagtgcagTTCCTGTGGCTCGCAGTCCCCCCAGCATTCAGAGGTGTGCCTTCATACCCCCGGCTCAAACTTCGGAGAAGAAATGGGGGAAACGCAGTCTGAATACTCCGACTCCAGCTGTGGTGAGTCCCGCTGGCCCTCTCCGCCCTCCCGCCCCATGGCCCTTTGGGCGATGTCTCTCTTGCCCTCCCTAGAAGCGCCAGCAACCCATGCTCTGGTTTCACGAAGCGTTTTCAGCGGAGTCCGTTTCTTCTGTTTTGCGTAGCGAGAGCATTGCTAGCCGTGCCTCATTCCAGCTCTGCTTCGGATCCCTGCAATCCCAGATCTACGGCGTGGGCTACCGAATGCACCGTGTTGCTGATTGTACTGGCTCACTGTGTGCGCATGCATGAACACGTGTGAAAgagtcctgtcctgtcctgaatCAGGCCCTCGGTGTGCCAATGTCAGACCCTCggcctactcagacaggcagctggctgaggtctttcccatcacccgaTCCTTTCACTGGCggggctggggattgaacctgggaccttctgcgtgccaagcagaggctctgcctctgAACCACAGAGTCCCTCCGCTGAATCCACTTTGGGACTGCCAATGCAGGCAGTAAACCCAGAGCCATGGTCCATGTGCAAAGTTAAAAATGTCCAACTTCCAAGCCTTCTGTTTGTATCTCTGGGTTCTGATGTCAGCAATGCTCTGCCCGATGCGCATAAAACGCTAGTGTGTCTTTTCCGCAGGCGGCCAACCGATTCTCATTTGCAGGAATTCAGTTTGATGCCTGAACGCAAAttagaacccccctcccctttcgttTAGGAACGGGACGGACCATGCGGTGCTGGAACGCTGCGAATCCAGACTGGGTTCTGGTTTCAAGCTAGAGCGTCTTGGTCAGGGCTCTTCCAGGCAGATCACAGGGTGCTGTACAAACCATTCTTGCAGGGCGGGCCATGCTTCTGCAACCAGCCCCGGACGCTGCGTCTGTAATTCCGTAGGGTGTTCTTTCAGGGGGTCCACCTGGAGCCCCAGCTTGGGATCCCTCCTCCCGCCCCTGAGCAGCATCGCCGGCCTCCTTTCCGCGTGTTTTCTGGGCTCGCTCATctcacgcccccctccccccgtccctctctccccccccctctgtctccCGACAGAAAACGGAACCTTTTTCTGCAACGAGTGTCACTGCAGGTTTTCGGAAGAGGCTTCTCTCAAGAGACATTCCCTCCAAATGCACAGTGACAAGCCCTACAAGTGTGACCGTTGTCAGGCCTCCTTCCGCTACAAGGGGAACCTGGCCAGCCACAAAACCGTCCACACAGGTacggccacctggggaggagaagGCACCTGGGATGGGCCGGGGTCCAGGAGGCCGTGTGTGGCCGGAGAAGCTGCGGGCCAGTCCTGGGTTCGAGTCCTGTTTTCCCACCTCTCCGTTGGGCCTCTGCCTCCCCGTCTGTCAATTGGGAGCCTCTTCAGGGGGacagcaggaaggagaagagctCCCAGGAGACAAAACGAGGCCAGATTTGCCGATCTCTGCGTCCACCTCAGGTTTTCTTGTGCCTCGACTTGTTTTGCTCGGAGGGCCAAGAAGCAGCTCTTCCAGAGCCGTGGAAAAACCATTGGAGGGAAAAAGAAGCAGAGGATGCTCAAAATGGCTTAAGGGGTGCttgaaaaggaaaataacatCCTTAAACACAAAAATGATTTGATGAATCTATAATGGCATGAAAGATGATAAACCCAAATGCAAAAGTCAGTCAAGCGACTTCTGGTCATTGGCTCTATGGGCTTCAGTCAGGCCTGTTCCAggacatctatctatctatctatctatctatctatctatctatctatctatctatctatctatctatctatctatctatctatctatctatctatctatctatctatctatctctatctctctctctctctctctctctctctctctctctctctctctctctctctctctctctctctctctctctctctctctctctctctctctctctctctctctctctctctctctctctctaacaatAAGAAAATGAAAACTATTATTtctaatagagagccagtttggtgtagtggttaggagtgtggacttctggcatgccaggttcgattctgcgctcccccacatgcaaccagctgggtgaccttgggctagtcacagcactgataaaactgttctgaccgggcagggatatcagggctctctcagcctcacccacctcacagggtgaatgctgtagggagagggaaggcgactggaagccgctttgagcctccttcgggtagggaaaagtggcatataagaaccaactcttcttcttcttcttcttcttctccttcttcttagtTATTCCTAACATCATATCAGTTCTATAACAACAAACATATACTTCCTGTTTTGGTTGGTGTTCATCGTCTTTCATGAAATCCGAGATTTATCAGGTTTTTGTGTGGAAGAATgttgttttccttctcaagggctCCCTAAACAATCTCGAGCACCCTCTGCTTCTTTTGGCCTCCAGCGGTTCTTCCGTTGCTGCCGCCTGCACCATGTGGCCCCCTTTTTGCCTTGCCAcctccaggtagtgcctggagatctcctgctcttGTGGTTGGCGTCCTGGAAACCAAGATCCAGCCCCCTggtctggagggtggattccgtGGCATTGGGCCccgctgaagtccttcccctcctcaaaccctgctctttccaggctcctcccccccaattctccagattctcAGCCCTGAGCTGGTAACCTGGTAACTTGCCCACTCCTGGGCTTTTTGTGGGTCCACTGAGGGCTGAGGTGAATGGGGTCCGATCGGCCCTCAGTGGCCATCCTGAGCAGCTCCCAAAATGTACCGAGATGCCCTCTCCGGGGGGCTGAGCATAGCCCTGTGTCTGCTCTTGGAGGGGAAGGTGGATCACCTCCCagatttcttctcccacccccttctttcTTGTAAAGCACTCTGTGATCTGGGGCCATGGCAAGATCTCACATTTCTAGTGAGAAAGGGTGAGGCAGGAAATCCCGAGAAATTTCCTCTTAGCCACTGACTCTCGAGGAGGCCAGCAGTAAAACCCTCTCTGCAGTGCTTGTCAAGGTTACAGGCCCTGACCTGGCGGGCCAGGCCAGCTGGGCCTCAGAAgacaagcagggtcagctctggcgaagtcgaggcaggcaagggcaaacccccTCTTTGGCACCGAGAGATGCCCGCCTTGCCGTGGCCTACCTCCGAAGATGCCAGCctcagttactggcaaaacactTACTGTTATCtgcatcttttcctgtttcctgtaaaccgccctgagccctcggggagggcggtatataaatataataaataattaattaataataaattataaataataaaaggttggggactgaaGCCATACTGGCCACACAGCcctgatgtccttggactacaattgtagtaattgtagtccatggacacctggagagctgctgtttgGCTGCCCCTGATAGAGAATggcatgtgagtgtcctgcacagtgcagggggttggactagatgacccctgaggtcccctccaactcaatgattctatgattctatgcatagaaGGGCTATTTTTTTCTCAGCCACTAGCCCAGCCATCATTTCCTCAGCAGTCCGGAGCACATTATGACAACAAGCAATGACTGTAGGAGGAACCGCTGGGAAACTTTAAGATAACAAGCCAAATGTTATGGAACTC is a genomic window of Paroedura picta isolate Pp20150507F chromosome 8, Ppicta_v3.0, whole genome shotgun sequence containing:
- the BCL6 gene encoding B-cell lymphoma 6 protein isoform X2, with product MASPADSCIQFTRHASDVLLNLNRLRSRDILTDVVIVVNREQFRAHKTVLMACSGLFYGIFTDQLKCNLNVINLNPEVNPEGFGILLEFMYTSRLNLRESNIMAVMTTALYLQMEHVVDTCRRLLSSSDTEMMSVVKPTREEFLAGRMLSHPEMMAYRTRDLSENGLPLQSGPICDGRAFATSLYSGLSGSPLPYTGYGPVPVSGYLFSDEELREPRMPLPDVPRATLFPRERTVPCGNSQAGAPEYARPAPDVCPSTCHAPSYSLKEAPAEDVKGDPHYSPGPKPAAPPVRNAPYFACDKVGKEEEKSSGEEELGPRFEPSNAPMNRKVLGSPQSPQKSDCQPNSPTESSSSKNAGIGQGAGSPSAKSPSDPKACNWKKYKFIVLNSLNQSAKQEGPDQSEGGGLSPRPYLPSLTCQQSMEPENLDVQSPAKMSINGEDSTVPQASRLNSIMNRSLEGSPRSTEGHSPLYLPSSKCSSCGSQSPQHSEVCLHTPGSNFGEEMGETQSEYSDSSCGEKPYRCGICGAQFNRPANLKTHTRIHSGEKPYKCETCGARFVQVAHLRAHVLIHTGEKPYPCEICGTRFRHLQTLKSHLRIHTGEKPYHCEKCNLHFRHKSQLRLHLRQKHGAITNTKVQYRVSAAEVAPELPKAC
- the BCL6 gene encoding B-cell lymphoma 6 protein isoform X1: MASPADSCIQFTRHASDVLLNLNRLRSRDILTDVVIVVNREQFRAHKTVLMACSGLFYGIFTDQLKCNLNVINLNPEVNPEGFGILLEFMYTSRLNLRESNIMAVMTTALYLQMEHVVDTCRRLLSSSDTEMMSVVKPTREEFLAGRMLSHPEMMAYRTRDLSENGLPLQSGPICDGRAFATSLYSGLSGSPLPYTGYGPVPVSGYLFSDEELREPRMPLPDVPRATLFPRERTVPCGNSQAGAPEYARPAPDVCPSTCHAPSYSLKEAPAEDVKGDPHYSPGPKPAAPPVRNAPYFACDKVGKEEEKSSGEEELGPRFEPSNAPMNRKVLGSPQSPQKSDCQPNSPTESSSSKNAGIGQGAGSPSAKSPSDPKACNWKKYKFIVLNSLNQSAKQEGPDQSEGGGLSPRPYLPSLTCQQSMEPENLDVQSPAKMSINGEDSTVPQASRLNSIMNRSLEGSPRSTEGHSPLYLPSSKCSSCGSQSPQHSEVCLHTPGSNFGEEMGETQSEYSDSSCENGTFFCNECHCRFSEEASLKRHSLQMHSDKPYKCDRCQASFRYKGNLASHKTVHTGEKPYRCGICGAQFNRPANLKTHTRIHSGEKPYKCETCGARFVQVAHLRAHVLIHTGEKPYPCEICGTRFRHLQTLKSHLRIHTGEKPYHCEKCNLHFRHKSQLRLHLRQKHGAITNTKVQYRVSAAEVAPELPKAC